A window of the Myripristis murdjan chromosome 15, fMyrMur1.1, whole genome shotgun sequence genome harbors these coding sequences:
- the haao gene encoding 3-hydroxyanthranilate 3,4-dioxygenase, translating into MSDKPLFVNVDEWIKENEKEFLPPVCNKLMHFRQLNIMFVGGPNTRKDYHIEEGEELFYQVRGDMCLKVVENGKHKDVHIKEGEMFLLPARIPHSPQRKANTVGLVVERRRLPAERDCLRYYVDNSPQILFERWFYCENLGTQLVPIIREFMASEQCRTGKPNPYDDFTNPPFSMNTERVMPPFNFKKWLDTQRPILATGRHINMFGDQFETETLLYGPGWPETSKRESDVWIWQLEGSSKVTMNRKEVRLSQGDSLLIPQQSEYQWQRDKGTVALFVVQNPARKRPYY; encoded by the exons ATGAGTGACAAACCTCTCTTTGTGAATGTGGACGAGTGGAttaaagagaatgagaaagaatTTTTACCACCGGTATGCAACAAGCTCAT GCACTTCCGTCAGTTGAACATCATGTTCGTTGGCGGTCCCAACACCAGAAAGGACTACCACATCGAAGAAGGGGAGGAG CTCTTCTACCAGGTGAGAGGCGACATGTGCCTTAAGGTGGTCGAAAATGGCAAACACAAGGACGTGCACATCAAGGAGGGAGAG ATGTTCCTGCTGCCAGCTCGGATCCCCCACTCCCCCCAGAGGAAGGCCAACACCGTGGGCCTGGTGGTGGAGCGGAGGAGGCTGCCGGCTGAGAGAGACTGCCTGAG gtATTATGTGGACAACTCCCCACAGATCCTGTTTGAGAGGTGGTTCTACTGTGAGAACCTGGGAACCCAGCTGGTGCCAATAATCAGAGA GTTCATGGCATCTGAGCAGTGCAGAACAGGAAAACCCAATCCAT ATGACGACTTCACAAACCCTCCGTTCTCGATGAACACCGAGAGGGTCATGCCGCCGTTCAACTTTAAAAAGTGGCTGGACACACAGAGGCCGATCCTGGCCACCGGGAGGCACATCAACATGTTTGGGGATCAATTTGAGACGGAG ACGCTGCTGTACGGGCCGGGGTGGCCCGAGACGTCCAAGCGGGAAAGTGACGTGTGGATTTGGCAGCTG GAGGGCTCTTCCAAAGTCACCATGAATAGAAAGGAGGTCAGGCTCTCTCAAGGCGACAGTCTGCTCATTCCTCAGCAGAGCGA GTACCAGTGGCAGCGAGACAAGGGGACTGTTGCCCTGTTTGTGGTTCAGAATCCTGCAAGGAAGAGACCCTACTACTGA
- the LOC115373001 gene encoding transmembrane protein 229b-like — METTALHARKSPGSSVQGAGEDEEAPAEPHGSRSGRSLPALVRLYVYALHGCLCEVAFTAVWDWYDTRDRRLAGHSSLWALPMYATAIYLMESLRAWLLARRHLLPVRLAAYTLFIYLWELSWGVGLRLLGACPWDYSGFKYNLGGLVTLEYALPWAVASFIAEKHVIWNTLRIRLEN, encoded by the exons ATGGAGACGACAGCACTGCATGCGAGGAAGAGTCCAGGCAGCAGCGTCCAAG GGGccggtgaggatgaggaggccCCAGCCGAGCCTCATGGGAGCAGGTCCGGCCGCTCTCTGCCCGCCCTGGTTCGCCTCTACGTCTACGCCCTGCACGGCTGCCTCTGTGAGGTGGCCTTCACCGCCGTCTGGGACTGGTACGACACCCGGGACAGGAGGCTGGCGGGACACAGCAGCCTCTGGGCGCTGCCGATGTATGCCACCGCCATTTACCTCATGGAGAGCCTGCGAGCCTGGCTGCTGGCGCGGCGCCACCTGCTGCCCGTCCGGCTGGCGGCCTACACCTTGTTCATCTACCTGTGGGAGCTGAGCTGGGGGGTGGGCTTGAGGCTGCTGGGGGCCTGTCCCTGGGATTACTCAGGTTTTAAGTACAATCTGGGTGGACTGGTGACTCTGGAGTATGCGTTGCCTTGGGCTGTGGCGTCATTTATTGCAGAGAAGCATGTCATCTGGAACACTCTGAGGATAAGACTGGAGAACTGA
- the hcar1-3 gene encoding hydroxycarboxylic acid receptor 2: protein MNFSAGIPGMVNQTSTSMYGCSSTQNIVGSVLPPVLIVEMIVGLPANIVALWIFCFHLKVWKPHTLFLFNLVLADSLLLISVPFRIDNILREEDWVFGGAWCRINLFMLAVNRSASIAFMSAVAVDRYFKVVHPHHRINHMTSTQAGYMAGLVWMVVLALRTPLLATKLLHKAGDKSLCRSFNSYEELPPTIKVHYVVYIGEFFLPLLLLLFCSAQIACVLRQRQKGRQKMVRRAILTVTVIIAVFIICFMPGIVTGLCAMFIKLYRPQDCMAYKVITQLFRLSIGFTYLNSALDPIIYCFSSSMFREVLIKRSLRQLSMRRRKKPQQFTFEESDNKT, encoded by the coding sequence ATGAATTTTTCAGCCGGGATCCCAGGGATGGTAAATCAGACGTCCACCTCCATGTATGGCTGCTCATCCACCCAAAACATCGTCGGCTCGGTCCTGCCTCCTGTTCTCATCGTGGAGATGATAGTGGGCTTGCCAGCAAATATTGTGGCCTTGTGGATCTTCTGTTTCCACCTGAAGGTCTGGAAGCCCCATACTCTGTTCCTCTTCAATCTGGTTCTGGCGGATTCCCTGCTCCTGATTAGTGTGCCTTTTCGCATTGACAACATCCTCCGTGAGGAGGACTGGGTGTTTGGGGGGGCCTGGTGCCGCATTAACCTCTTTATGCTGGCGGTGAACCGTTCTGCCAGTATCGCCTTTATGAGCGCTGTGGCAGTGGATCGCTACTTCAAGGTGGTCCACCCACACCACCGCATCAACCATATGACGTCCACCCAGGCGGGCTACATGGCTGGCCTGGTGTGGATGGTTGTGTTGGCTCTGCGGACCCCATTGTTGGCCACCAAGCTCCTGCACAAGGCTGGCGACAAATCCCTGTGTCGGAGCTTCAATTCCTACGAAGAACTCCCTCCGACAATCAAGGTGCACTACGTGGTCTACATCGGAGAGTTCTTCCTgcccttgttgttgttgctgttctgcTCGGCCCAGATTGCCTGCGTCCTGCGGCAGCGGCAGAAGGGCCGACAGAAGATGGTGCGCAGGGCCATCCTAACAGTAACAGTGATCATTGCTGTGTTTATCATCTGCTTCATGCCAGGTATCGTCACAGGCCTGTGTGCGATGTTCATCAAGTTGTACCGTCCTCAGGACTGCATGGCCTACAAAGTGATTACCCAGCTTTTCCGCCTGTCCATTGGGTTTACTTACCTGAACAGCGCCTTGGACCCCATCATCTACTGTTTCTCCAGTTCGATGTTTCGTGAGGTCCTTATCAAGAGGTCCCTCAGGCAGCTGAGcatgaggagaagaaagaagcCACAACAGTTTACGTTTGAAGAAAGTGACAATAAAACATGA